From one Streptomyces sp. SCSIO 30461 genomic stretch:
- a CDS encoding multicopper oxidase family protein → MEPVGRRPLLKAGLSAAGLSILAGCAQSGKPGEGGASPSATNYVQPDGPQVQKVDQARHRNGKFYRFPMIATVGPVDLGGVVVNAWSYEGRVPGREMRLQRGDTVRADVSNRLPAPTTVHWHGLDIRNNMDGVPYVTQDPIEMGKSFLYEYVVTTPGTYYYHPHEGLQFDHGLYGPLIIEDPDEPQSYDEDWTVVLDDWIDGVDGLTPESVYAQLKRGMATKGEQQALVEAVTLPSDANSRLLGGDPGDLNYPYYLINGRVPSAPVVFTSKPGRRARIRLINAGADTAFLVALGGHRMTVTHTDGSPIEPVDADRILLGMGERYDVLVTLKDGVFPLVALAEGKGASAFSLVRTGAGEAPKPSARPAELDGKLVGGGNLSDLKSTPAVRLDDQKADQTVRLSLTGQMDPYVWALDGKKYDPRVPLAGLTEGRRVSISYTNKTGMWHPMHFHGHSFFVGDLSGPRKDTVIVLPGQTVNCYFDTDNPGRWVTHCHNAYHEQAGMIGVLAYRV, encoded by the coding sequence ATGGAGCCTGTCGGCAGAAGGCCTCTGCTCAAGGCTGGTTTGAGTGCAGCTGGATTGTCCATCCTGGCGGGGTGTGCGCAGAGCGGCAAGCCGGGCGAGGGTGGCGCATCACCGTCGGCCACGAACTATGTCCAGCCGGACGGACCCCAGGTTCAGAAAGTCGATCAGGCGCGCCACAGGAACGGGAAGTTCTACCGGTTTCCCATGATTGCCACCGTCGGGCCCGTGGACCTAGGAGGCGTCGTCGTGAACGCCTGGAGCTATGAAGGCAGAGTTCCGGGACGGGAAATGAGACTGCAGCGCGGCGACACCGTACGGGCCGACGTGTCTAATCGTCTGCCGGCACCCACCACCGTACATTGGCATGGCCTGGACATCAGAAACAACATGGACGGGGTCCCTTATGTGACGCAGGACCCAATCGAGATGGGGAAATCGTTTCTTTACGAGTATGTAGTGACCACGCCGGGAACCTACTACTACCATCCCCACGAAGGCCTTCAGTTCGACCATGGCCTGTACGGACCGCTGATCATCGAGGACCCGGACGAACCACAGTCGTACGATGAAGACTGGACCGTGGTACTCGACGACTGGATCGACGGTGTCGACGGTCTTACACCCGAGAGCGTGTACGCTCAATTGAAACGAGGCATGGCGACCAAGGGAGAACAGCAGGCCCTGGTGGAGGCTGTGACGCTTCCCTCGGATGCGAATAGCCGGCTTCTGGGGGGAGATCCCGGCGACTTGAACTACCCCTATTATCTGATTAACGGGAGAGTTCCGTCCGCACCGGTGGTGTTCACCTCCAAGCCTGGCCGGCGTGCCAGGATCCGACTCATCAATGCGGGCGCCGATACCGCTTTCCTCGTTGCCCTCGGCGGGCACAGGATGACGGTGACTCACACCGACGGAAGTCCCATCGAGCCGGTGGATGCAGACCGCATTCTCCTGGGTATGGGTGAACGGTACGACGTCCTCGTCACTCTGAAGGACGGAGTATTTCCACTCGTTGCCCTTGCGGAAGGAAAGGGAGCGTCAGCGTTCTCTCTCGTCAGAACCGGCGCGGGGGAGGCGCCCAAACCTTCAGCCCGCCCTGCCGAACTGGATGGAAAACTCGTGGGAGGGGGAAACCTGTCCGACCTCAAATCGACGCCTGCCGTGAGACTTGACGATCAGAAGGCCGATCAGACCGTCCGGCTCTCCTTGACGGGCCAGATGGACCCGTATGTATGGGCACTGGACGGGAAGAAATACGATCCCCGGGTTCCCCTGGCCGGCCTGACGGAGGGTCGGCGCGTGAGTATCAGCTACACCAACAAGACCGGCATGTGGCATCCTATGCACTTCCATGGCCATTCATTCTTCGTCGGGGATCTCTCCGGCCCGCGCAAGGACACCGTGATCGTCCTCCCTGGCCAGACTGTCAATTGCTACTTCGACACCGACAACCCCGGCCGCTGGGTCACGCATTGCCACAATGCCTATCACGAGCAAGCCGGCATGATCGGAGTGCTTGCCTACCGCGTGTAG
- a CDS encoding transposase: protein MEGRGVAAGKSAAADLGAYICFEDEAGQGLRSPKGRTWAPRGQTPVMRVRGSNRGRASVAGVVCFKPGARPHFFYRLHVWRGRKGERKSFAWRDYRELIVLAHHQLGTPIVWVWDNLNVHLTGELADFIAENEEWLRVFQLPSYAPDLNPAEGVWSLLKRSLENFAAANLDHLVRVMKRKLKKIQYRPHLLDGCLAETGLFIEPP, encoded by the coding sequence ATGGAAGGACGAGGTGTGGCCGCGGGTAAAAGTGCCGCGGCGGACCTGGGCGCCTACATCTGCTTCGAGGACGAAGCGGGCCAGGGGCTGAGGTCGCCGAAGGGACGTACCTGGGCGCCGCGCGGCCAGACCCCGGTGATGCGGGTACGCGGCAGCAACCGGGGCCGGGCCTCGGTGGCCGGCGTCGTGTGCTTCAAGCCCGGTGCCCGGCCGCACTTCTTCTACCGGCTGCACGTCTGGCGCGGACGCAAGGGCGAGCGCAAGAGCTTCGCCTGGAGGGACTACCGCGAGCTGATCGTGCTCGCGCACCACCAGCTCGGCACCCCGATCGTGTGGGTGTGGGACAACCTGAATGTCCACCTGACCGGCGAGCTCGCGGACTTCATCGCGGAGAACGAAGAGTGGCTGAGGGTGTTCCAGCTGCCCTCCTACGCTCCCGACCTCAACCCGGCCGAGGGAGTGTGGTCGCTGCTCAAACGGTCGCTGGAGAACTTCGCCGCCGCCAACCTCGATCACCTCGTCCGCGTCATGAAGCGCAAGCTGAAGAAGATCCAGTACCGCCCGCACCTGCTTGACGGCTGCCTCGCCGAGACCGGCCTGTTCATCGAACCGCCATGA
- a CDS encoding winged helix-turn-helix domain-containing protein has product MRYAQGGGLTPKGQQARERVRLEAGARFGRGEKTAEIAAGLRVGKRQVEKWRRSWREGGLDALRSKGPMSVERLSPRQWERLERELARGPLAHGWDEGQGWTLVRIKTLIGRMFHVGYTVQGVWKLLRRHGWSAQVPAHRAIERDDEAVEVWKDEVWPRVKVPRRTWAPTSASRTKRARG; this is encoded by the coding sequence ATGAGGTACGCGCAGGGAGGCGGGCTGACGCCGAAGGGGCAACAGGCCCGGGAACGGGTGCGGTTGGAGGCAGGCGCGCGGTTCGGGCGGGGTGAGAAGACCGCTGAGATCGCGGCCGGGTTACGGGTCGGCAAGCGGCAGGTAGAGAAGTGGCGCCGGTCCTGGCGCGAGGGCGGCCTGGACGCCCTGCGCTCCAAGGGGCCGATGTCGGTGGAGCGGCTCTCGCCCCGGCAGTGGGAGCGTTTGGAGCGGGAGCTGGCACGGGGACCGCTGGCGCACGGCTGGGACGAGGGCCAGGGCTGGACACTGGTGCGGATCAAGACGCTGATCGGGCGGATGTTCCACGTCGGCTACACCGTGCAGGGTGTGTGGAAACTGCTGCGGCGGCACGGATGGTCCGCGCAGGTGCCCGCTCACCGGGCGATCGAGCGGGACGACGAGGCGGTCGAGGTATGGAAGGACGAGGTGTGGCCGCGGGTAAAAGTGCCGCGGCGGACCTGGGCGCCTACATCTGCTTCGAGGACGAAGCGGGCCAGGGGCTGA
- a CDS encoding ISL3 family transposase — protein MNSDDTGINEAATRLLGLEGVSVTQVKDDGAGGSTVYVVTSEDSARACPSCGVFATRLKDYRTTRPRHLPCGGRPVSIRWRKARWYCAEPACERGSFTEAIHAVPAGMRTTTALRRAAGAAVCDGSRTVVQAGRDLSLSWPIVQRCFEDYAATVLPETPPATEAVGIDETRRGKPVWAQNPATQKWELVADAWHIGFVDVIGGQGLFGQVEGRNATSVADWLSSQPASWRAQVRYVAIDLCSTFRAAVHRALPHATVVVDCFHIVQLAQRHLADLRRRLTWRQHGRRARKGDGIYTVRKLLRRNKEDLTEDQRLLLKTELEYMGTYGRQIHAAWQAKELLRDLLGLAVSRTHHAPDRSAISAARHRFFTHVADHAHLHELLTLAETIEQWWDGIETYLTTGITNAASEGNNRLIKLEARNAFGFRNRANQRLRSRCATTRRSRRQAHPH, from the coding sequence TTGAACAGCGACGATACCGGCATCAACGAAGCGGCAACGCGACTTCTGGGGCTGGAGGGGGTGAGTGTGACGCAGGTCAAGGACGACGGGGCGGGCGGTTCGACGGTGTACGTGGTCACGAGCGAGGACTCCGCCCGGGCCTGCCCCTCGTGCGGGGTCTTCGCCACCCGGCTGAAGGACTACCGCACCACCCGGCCCCGGCACCTGCCCTGCGGTGGACGCCCTGTGAGTATCCGGTGGCGCAAGGCACGCTGGTACTGCGCCGAGCCCGCGTGCGAGCGCGGCTCGTTCACCGAGGCGATCCACGCGGTGCCCGCCGGGATGCGCACCACCACCGCCCTGCGCCGGGCGGCGGGGGCCGCGGTCTGCGACGGATCCCGCACCGTCGTGCAGGCCGGCCGCGACCTGTCCTTGAGCTGGCCCATCGTGCAGCGATGCTTCGAGGACTACGCCGCGACGGTCCTGCCCGAGACGCCGCCCGCGACCGAGGCGGTCGGGATCGACGAGACCCGGCGGGGCAAGCCGGTCTGGGCCCAGAACCCGGCCACGCAGAAGTGGGAACTGGTCGCGGACGCCTGGCACATCGGCTTCGTCGACGTGATCGGCGGGCAAGGACTGTTCGGGCAGGTCGAAGGCCGCAACGCCACCTCGGTCGCCGACTGGCTCAGCTCCCAGCCCGCATCCTGGCGGGCACAGGTGCGCTACGTCGCCATCGACCTGTGTTCCACCTTCCGCGCCGCCGTCCACCGTGCCCTGCCGCACGCGACCGTGGTCGTCGACTGCTTCCACATCGTGCAACTCGCCCAGCGCCACCTCGCCGACCTGCGCCGACGCCTCACCTGGCGGCAGCACGGCCGCCGGGCCCGCAAGGGCGACGGCATCTACACCGTCCGCAAACTCCTGCGCCGCAACAAAGAAGACCTCACCGAAGACCAACGCCTCCTCCTGAAGACCGAGTTGGAGTACATGGGCACCTACGGCCGGCAGATCCACGCGGCCTGGCAGGCCAAGGAACTCCTGCGCGACCTCCTCGGCCTGGCCGTCAGCCGCACCCACCACGCCCCCGACCGCTCCGCGATCTCCGCCGCCCGCCACCGCTTCTTCACCCACGTCGCCGACCACGCCCACCTGCACGAACTCCTCACCCTCGCCGAGACCATCGAGCAGTGGTGGGACGGCATCGAGACCTACCTGACCACCGGCATCACCAACGCCGCCTCCGAAGGCAACAACCGCCTCATCAAGCTCGAAGCGCGTAACGCCTTCGGCTTCCGCAACCGCGCCAACCAGCGCCTACGCTCACGCTGTGCGACCACCCGCCGGAGCCGACGGCAGGCGCACCCCCACTAA
- a CDS encoding alanine:cation symporter family protein — protein MIACTTSRDATQFGTVATWLTTLLVTVFAYSSIVGSYSYAEVNLSLFHAGKVARTSFRLSTLAAVGIGSILALDVVWEFVDVTMAVMRLVNLVAIGLLGLRI, from the coding sequence GTGATCGCTTGCACCACCTCGCGGGACGCGACCCAGTTCGGTACTGTCGCGACATGGCTGACGACCCTGCTGGTGACGGTGTTCGCCTACTCCTCGATCGTCGGTAGCTACTCCTACGCGGAGGTGAACCTGTCGCTCTTCCACGCGGGGAAGGTCGCACGGACTTCCTTCCGACTGAGCACACTCGCGGCGGTCGGGATCGGTTCGATCCTGGCCCTCGACGTGGTCTGGGAATTCGTAGATGTCACCATGGCGGTGATGAGACTGGTCAACCTGGTGGCCATCGGTTTGCTGGGTCTTCGAATTTAG
- a CDS encoding IS1380 family transposase, translating to MSERTGWDRGLVVRADGKGLVGHAGVVLLRRLADRSGLTGALSGVFPTGGPGWRDRAVVLVHLAISIALGARSVAEAGQLAWHHERVMGPGVSDSTVHRTLNLCDADRIAAINRARARIRRTVWSWLALRPGGFPWLTIAGKRLHHWVIVDMDATIITAASKKEGAAATWKKSFGFHPLAAWCANTGECLAMLLRSGNAGSNTVADHKAVLADALAQIPGSSRAKILVRVDGAGATHGLHEHLLGLNTRRRTVRFTTGWTITEADEQAIAKLPEAAWEASLNQDGSVQEGYFVAELSGLNGHEGWSRGLRLIVRRVRPSSRHLANLTDFEKKTGWKYSVIATNINKMTRVVGSHQIQWLDAVHRHHAVVEDRVRTNKAMGLHNLPSKSWQNNTSWMLTANLAADLDAWLRLLALHDQDGLADAEPDTMRFRIYHLPARLAHHARRRHLRLPADWPWARAFATAWRRLTELSAVT from the coding sequence GTGAGCGAGCGTACAGGGTGGGACCGGGGCCTGGTCGTGAGGGCTGACGGGAAAGGTTTGGTCGGGCATGCCGGGGTGGTGTTGCTGCGGCGCCTTGCGGACCGGTCGGGGCTGACCGGGGCCCTGTCCGGGGTGTTCCCGACCGGCGGTCCGGGCTGGCGGGACCGGGCAGTGGTCCTCGTCCACCTGGCGATATCGATCGCGCTCGGCGCCCGCAGTGTGGCCGAGGCCGGACAGCTCGCCTGGCACCATGAGCGGGTGATGGGCCCGGGCGTCTCGGACTCCACGGTGCACCGCACCCTGAACCTGTGTGACGCCGACCGGATCGCGGCGATCAACCGGGCCCGGGCGCGGATCCGCCGTACGGTGTGGTCGTGGCTGGCGCTGCGGCCCGGCGGATTTCCCTGGCTGACCATCGCCGGGAAACGCCTGCACCACTGGGTGATCGTCGATATGGACGCAACGATCATCACGGCCGCCTCGAAGAAAGAGGGCGCGGCGGCGACCTGGAAGAAGAGCTTCGGGTTTCATCCTCTGGCCGCGTGGTGCGCGAACACCGGCGAGTGTCTGGCGATGCTGCTGCGGAGCGGCAACGCGGGCTCGAACACGGTCGCCGACCACAAGGCGGTGCTCGCCGATGCGCTCGCCCAGATCCCGGGCTCCTCGCGCGCGAAGATCCTCGTGCGGGTCGACGGGGCCGGCGCGACCCACGGCCTGCACGAACATCTCCTCGGCTTGAACACGCGTCGGCGCACGGTCCGCTTCACCACCGGCTGGACCATCACCGAGGCCGACGAGCAGGCCATCGCGAAACTGCCCGAGGCAGCGTGGGAGGCATCCCTCAACCAGGACGGCAGCGTCCAGGAGGGCTACTTCGTCGCCGAGTTGAGCGGACTGAACGGACACGAGGGCTGGAGCCGGGGCCTGCGGCTGATCGTCCGCCGGGTCAGACCCTCCAGCCGCCACCTGGCGAACCTGACCGACTTCGAGAAGAAGACCGGCTGGAAGTACTCGGTCATCGCCACGAACATCAACAAGATGACCCGGGTCGTCGGCTCCCACCAGATCCAGTGGCTGGACGCCGTGCACCGCCACCATGCCGTGGTCGAAGACCGCGTGCGCACGAACAAGGCCATGGGCTTGCACAACCTGCCCTCGAAATCCTGGCAGAACAACACGAGTTGGATGCTGACCGCGAACCTCGCGGCCGACCTCGACGCCTGGCTCCGTCTCCTGGCCCTCCACGACCAGGACGGCCTCGCCGACGCCGAACCCGACACCATGCGCTTTCGGATCTACCACCTGCCCGCCCGCCTCGCCCACCACGCCCGCCGCCGGCACCTCCGCCTCCCTGCCGACTGGCCCTGGGCCAGGGCATTCGCCACGGCCTGGCGGCGTCTGACCGAGCTCTCCGCCGTCACCTGA
- a CDS encoding IS4 family transposase, whose amino-acid sequence MQEKSVITSTIETARGVFAPGHLGELTQVVDFALVDAVLEETGRREKRLRLLPSRVVVYFVLALALFEHRSYRTVWSQLTAALTPLALVRPAVSSLTRARRRVGAAPLRRLFETLAGPVARPGQEGSFWRGLRTVAVDGTLLHTPDDETLTWHYPKRAGEGLEFGYPLLRLLTLVECGTRALIAAAFGPESQGELHYAKRLLTSLDETMLLLADTAFDGNEFLDAVHQSGARFLVRSGARRVPTPAEHLGDGSYIARIGYGVLPVRIIEATLTVTLADGTVRTEQWRLITNLLDPVRYPSAELVELYHRRWQAETTYFSINLDLSAVIAAG is encoded by the coding sequence TTGCAGGAGAAGTCTGTCATCACGTCCACGATCGAGACAGCCCGGGGTGTGTTCGCGCCGGGTCATCTGGGGGAGTTGACCCAGGTCGTGGACTTCGCGCTGGTGGACGCGGTGCTGGAGGAGACCGGCCGGCGCGAGAAGCGCCTGCGGCTGCTGCCTTCTCGGGTGGTGGTGTACTTCGTGCTCGCTCTCGCGCTGTTCGAACACCGCTCGTACCGCACGGTGTGGTCCCAACTGACTGCCGCCCTGACCCCGCTGGCCCTGGTGCGTCCTGCGGTCTCCTCGCTGACGCGGGCCAGGCGCAGGGTGGGGGCCGCACCTCTGCGGCGTCTGTTCGAGACGCTTGCCGGGCCCGTCGCCCGCCCCGGGCAGGAGGGGTCCTTCTGGCGGGGCCTGCGCACGGTGGCCGTCGACGGGACCCTGCTGCACACCCCCGACGACGAGACGCTCACCTGGCACTACCCCAAACGGGCCGGGGAGGGTCTGGAGTTCGGCTATCCGCTCCTGCGGCTGCTGACCCTGGTCGAGTGCGGCACCCGCGCGCTCATAGCCGCCGCCTTTGGACCGGAGTCCCAGGGCGAACTCCACTACGCCAAGCGGCTTCTGACCTCCCTGGACGAGACAATGCTCCTACTCGCCGACACGGCCTTCGATGGCAACGAGTTCCTTGATGCCGTCCATCAGAGCGGGGCCCGGTTCCTGGTGCGCTCCGGGGCCCGCCGCGTCCCCACCCCCGCCGAGCACCTGGGCGACGGCTCCTATATCGCCCGCATCGGCTACGGCGTCCTGCCGGTGCGCATAATCGAGGCGACCCTCACCGTCACCCTGGCCGATGGCACCGTCCGCACCGAGCAGTGGCGGCTGATTACCAATCTGCTGGACCCCGTCCGTTATCCGTCCGCCGAGCTCGTTGAGCTCTATCACCGCAGGTGGCAGGCGGAAACCACGTATTTTTCGATCAACCTCGATCTGTCAGCGGTGATCGCTGCCGGGTAG